Below is a genomic region from Rosa chinensis cultivar Old Blush chromosome 5, RchiOBHm-V2, whole genome shotgun sequence.
attttttttgatctCATCAGCTGCCATCTTGCATGCCGAGTCTCCGACGATCCACCATCGACGGCATACCCGCCGCATCAAGCACACGCCGGCTGTTCCTCCTCCCCGTCATGTCAGCAAGCGTCGCCGCCCCATCTAACCAGCCTCCTCCACAGGACGGCTTCAACCGACCCAAACAAGATCGAAGCACTCCAATCCGATCTTACCCTTATTGAATCTGTCACCGCCTCCGTCCCCTTGTCACCACCAGGCAACCTCCACTCTACTCTTGAGGAGAACGACACCAACCCTCCCTGCCAAACACCGAACCCGACAGAGCCTCCTCGTGATTTGGTCAATGCAGCCACCACCACACAGCCTTCCCTTTGACTGAGATTATTCCAGGAACAACAACTACTGGACATGGAGTCCACTCTGACCCATCTGACGACGACGCCACGAGGACGTGTTGCCGgatggaatttggttttctcttgaAACTGCAGAGGCGACGCTCTCTAGGTTTTCGCTCTCAATCCTCATTGGATTTTGTTGTTATACTAGCTTATTTACTAGATACACACCCCCatgttttttgaattttttatatatattacatTTGTACTCTTTTGACATgacaaggaaaagaaacaaaagcacaagaacttagagcaagttcacctgtagtcaagaaatgtcaaggtcgagaagtcaagaattcgaccagtcaagttactgttTACTGCTACTGGACTTGGGTTTCCacctgttttttttcttgaccggtcaagacagTTCATTTTAACTGTTCATGTAATTTCACTGTTCATCCAGTTGTTTTTTctgttcattgaattttttttttggcattttttttaaaaataaaatgtatTTGATGCtaataatggagatttatggataattaatgtcataattatgcaatttacttttttcaaaaatattttcggtggacaaattatgagccaccgacaatttatcttgaaatgagtgaaggcacaactgacaatttatcttgaaatgagtgaaggcacaaCTGACAATTTtccttgaaatgagtgaaggcaccACCGACAATTTTTTTGAAACGTTTGAAATAACAACCGACATCTTTGAACGGACCAGATCATTTGCATACTATTCAATCTAACGGTTATTGTTGATGTAATCTTATCTAAGATTTCAGATCAGATTAAGTCGAACCAGGAGTGGACAAGTGTCCTCGAAGTATGATCACGttttatgtgaaaattgtaaacaattactacaattaaaacgatattataattactacattatttatcaagacatattttactataatgtatcaacaaattaaatgatttatcaacaaatacatacctcatcaaccgcattctaaccgctcttgtaccaatttttcgcttgccttaatgcacaatgccactcaaagagttcaatcttcaaaattttccaccttccctgCAAAGAGGAAGCTGATCGGCTCTAGGGCAAATTTGAGTTAAAGTGTCGCTTCACGCAATCACGCGCCTCcatatctccttttttttctgatttgtgcccacagccGGATCTTGGCTTACaattttccaagacttgcacaattgaacatcttcctcatccgtccatctccttttgtcttggatattatcatcttcactttgatctcccTCTTGTCCGGCCACTGGAAGTATGTTTCCCCTTTGTTCAGCCATATTGGATATAAATAAATTTGGAagatgagagctatatgaagagaaggaagcacaaaattgggttactatgaaagataattttttgggtgtgagatgtaaaataaattgtaggtatttatagagaaatatttttaaaaaatttaaattttttttgttaccgtttattaacgttacaaacatatatatacatgttaattGTAAGCCGTAGGATTGGCCATTTAATTGAAATGAAGGGCTGGGATTAATTGACCGTTAGGCCCAGATTTCAAATAGGACCAACGACTATCTTCCACGTGGTAGGCCAGCCCCCTCTCTCTGTCGCTACACGACAAGCGATTGGCTTCACGCCTAGTCTCTTTGCGGCGCCACGCTTCGTCAAGCTGTCGTCCACGTCCCTCCCTCGGCGCGTCGTCGTTTGCTAAGATAGTGATCATGTCAGCCACGATCAGGCCTGGGCCGAGCTGGCATGTGGGCTTGGTCGATCATGGAAATAGTCATGGACTTGACTATTTTCTTGGCTGTAGTCAAGAAGGGGAGGTGGCTGTAGTCAAGAAGGGGAGGGTTTTGCCCGGTCAAGCTTCCACCGCTGGAGCTGCATAAATTCCACAGTCGGTCACCACATCAGCTTTCTCTTAACTATGACCAGTCAAGTTCacaccggtggacttgctcttggATAAGAACCTCATAGCAAAGATGAGAACCATGGTCACATCACTCAATCGCGTGTGTTATTCAAGCCCAATCTTCAATAAAagattgaaaaaataataattaaatacAGCAAAGCCCGGTGCATAAAGTCCACTACTTCTCCAAGTTCTTTACCATTctctttatattttttttcttgtttttattggcaggttaaaaaaaaaagtactaatGGGTCAATTTTTACAAAGCCCAATAGGTTAAGAAGAGTAGCGGAATACAAATCTtaatgaggctaggaaaccaaAGGCTTCATATACATTGATTATATTCTCCTATATATAAGGCCACAATAAAACCATCTCTATCCTCCAATACATCGATCATGTCGCGACAGTATAGTTTACGGTCTCAGGGTCCATCTTCTCATGTAAGTAATTTTGTGATTTGTGGTCGAAATATGTAACTGTTAGGGTTTTTATGGTGTTTGTGAGAAAATAACCAATCTTTCTGCCCCGGCCACTTCTTCAGGAAAATGTGAATTCTATAGATTAAGGTCTCATCATGAGTTTCAAGTTAGTTTTTCTGAAGCTAGCTGCCGATATTGGGTaactttggtgttggtttgGAACATTCTCGTTTCAAgtgattagtatatatatattccctAAAAATCACTATTTTGTTTTGGTTCCAGGGTACGTTGTTCAACCTCATAGAATCATGTTCATTACAACTTTGATTTTTGATTGCATTGATTTTAATCAAGGCTGGCCGGTGCAAGTTATGTTCCTATAACATGGTTCAGGCATGCATGTTCATTCCTTTGTTTGCTGGGATGGGTCAAAGTTTTTCTTCACTCAAATTTATGTGGCACAGTATCATGTTTatttattcctttcttttaATTGTGTGTTGTTCTTGAGAAAAAGGTCCAAATATGTTGAGCAGCTTTAGATTCCTCTACCTCGGCCTTTCGCCTTTTGATGAGTTTTGTTTTCGTGTACAGAACATTTGCTCCATCTGCTGGAGTAACTTGACAAACGGGCAAGGCCAAGCCATCTTCACTGCCGAGTGCTCACACTCTTTCCACTACCATTGCATTGCCAACAATGTCCAGCATGGAAATCTTTGCTGCCCTGCCTGCAGAGCAAAatggaataaaaataatttaccTTTCCAAGTTCCCCCTCTTCAACAAAATAACAAGAGTAAACATGGCTTCGCCGATGATGAACCTCTCTCGTCCGCCACACTCCTCAAAACTTCTGGCCCCCAGAATGTAACAGTCAAGACTCATACAGAGACCTCTGCTATCTCTGCTGCCGAATCACGCCCCCATTATCCTGTTCTAGTTAGCATTTGTGCACCACCCCTTCAAGATCCCGATGGTGAAGGCCGTACACCCATTGACCTTGTTACAATTCTGGACGTAAGCGGTAGCATGCTTGGCCAAAAGCTTGAACTTGTCAAGCAAGCTGTCAAATTCGTCATTGAAAACATGGGGACTTCGGACAGACTGTCTATAGTATCATTCTCAACAACTTCTAAACGACTCCTTCCTCTCCGTAGAATGACTGTTAAGGGCCGTGAAAGTGCAATCCAAGCTGTCGAATCTCTTAGAGCAGATGGTGGAACTGACATTGCAGAAGGACTCAAGATAGGAACTCATATCCTTGAGGAGCGAAGGGAAAGGAACCCTGTTGCTAGCATCATCCTCTTATCGGATGGCCAAGATAACCACTGTGACAACCCAAGCCAAATGTTGAAGAAATTGCCTGCTTCAATTCGTTCTAGTGACATGCAACATGAAATCCCAGTCCACACATTTGGGTTTGGCAACGACCATGATGCAAAGATTATGCATGCTATATCTAATGTATCAGGGGGAACGTTTTCGTACATTGAATCAGTTGGCATAATACAAGACGCTTTTGCTCTGTGCATTGGTGGTCTTCTCAGTGTTGTGGCTCAGGAACTTCGCTTCACGGTGAGGtcagcatcacctggggtgaAGATCGTGGAAATACCATCAGGGAGACATGTCAGTCAGATTTCTGATGAGCAAGGTGTTGTTGATGTTGGAAATATGTATGCAGAAGAGGAGAAACAGTTTCTGGTGTACCTCTCAGTTCCACAATCCGCAGCTCCAGATACCAAGACGTCTTTGGTAGACGTTTTATGCGTGTACAAAGATCTTGGTTCAGATGAGTTTATCCCGGTCCAAGGTGAGAAAGTAGAGATAACGAGACCTGATTTTTGTTCTCCTGCAGAAATGGCAGTGTCTTTGGAGGTTGATCGGCAGCGGAACAGACTTTTGGTGGCTGATGCTATTGGAGAGGCACAAAGGTTGGCTGAAATGGGCAATCTGGAGGCTGCACGGGCGGTTTTGACTCAGCGAAGAGAAACTCTCATGACATCAACAGCAGCCAAAGCTGGGGATGATCTGAGTCATATGTTTGAAACTGAGCTTAAACAAATCATGGATAAAATGGCAAGTATGAATTTGTATGAAGAGGTGGGGCGTGCTTACGCTCTCTCAGGGATGAGTTCCCATGCACGGCAGAGGGCCTCGGCTAGGGGTAACGCAGCAGGCTCGTGCCTGGCCGACAAGGCAGGTCGCAAACAACTTGCTACTAAAGCAGCGGGTCGTGCTACTTTTGAAACACCCGCTATGGTTAGAATGGTAAGAAAATCACAGAATAAGAGGAAGTCTGGTTCTAAATAAATAGAAGGTTAAGTTCGTTTTGTTAGCCTTCAGGCTGGATTTTGTTTCAATTGATTAAACAActatgattttgtttttgtttttctgcgGTCTATGATAGATTAAATTCATTGggattatttatattattactATTACTAAGTTTATAATCAATGCTGTGCTTGGATTATTGAGATCTGCCAACAGATAAGTGTTTTTACTTTGTCCTTCTAGGAAAATATATAATGAGAGGACAAATTAGGAAACAAATGCTTGTTACATTTTAAAAaggcagaaatatcactttggtcatcgaattATGGTttgctcgacactttggtcatccaacttttaaaaacttcattttggtcatcgaactatatgactgtatatcactttggtcattctgtCTGTTTTCTCTTTAACTCCAggggtattttggagattaaAAGGTTTACTtgccatttttataacttaatccaatttttcccgcctaaacataaaatttcatccaattttgccaacttttccctccttttataaTTCCTCGATGTATTAAATCAATCTCTTTCTTCCTCTTATATTCCCTCACTTTGAATCATTCTTTGACTCGATCATTTTTCTCCGTTGTATGCTTTGATTACTGATAATGAATGCATGAATAAAAAGAGGGAAAAGTTGGCGaaattggatgaagttttatgtttaggtgggaaaaattggattaagttataaaaatggcggGTAAAAtatttcatctccaaaatacccctggagttaacagagaaaacagacggaatgaccaaagtgatatacggtgatatagtttgatgaccaaaatgaagtttttaaaagttggatgaccaaagtgtcgagcaaACCATAGTttaatgaccaaagtgatatttcccCTTTAAAAAACTTTATAGAgtgcccttccactaagggattccttttttggttttttctagGGATAAACATTAGAcaaacttttcgattacatttcggtatctcaaccgttcagtttttaggtcctaatgtgtagatcatttctgcaaattttcagccaaatcggtgatcgttaatatatcaaactagattaaatcaatggatgaaccaaatctgtcaaacctgaaccgttcatacttataattttaaatcccagttttgaatgccttaatgataatcaatttggctgaaaatttgcagaagtaatctacacattaggacttaaaaactgaacagttgagatgaCGAAATTTattcgaaaagttggtctaatgccctattcctggaaaatacccaaaaaatgaATCTCTCACTAGAATggccctgtgtgtgtgtgtatatatataccgCTGAAGTCTTCCAAATCACACCCTTTTGAAGCTCCTTTGATCTAAATGGAAGAATATTTTTGTGCTTCTATTGAGATGGTCTGACTCCTTGATCTCGTTGCTTTTGTTAGCTTGTCTCCAAATAGTTTCATGCGTTGATCTAATCCAGACTACGTACACTTGAGACATGATACATGAAGATAAAGGGCACTCTTGAttaatgagaaaagaaaagaaaatctaccATCGAATATAGATTGAGATTTTGAAATTAGCCTTACTAATGAGAAATATATGTTGATTGTCATGGAGACTCCAATAATGATGAAATCTCGACCAGAGCAGCCTAATTCCATTCTGATAATTTTGATAAGTTATTGTTAACtaaaatttatatatcataaatTGTGTTGTCAGCTATTCGATTCACTGAGTTATAACTCTGAAAAAAAATGAGAGCGAGGGCTCTCTCCTTTCCGCCCATTTGGCTGTGGAGAATCCTAGCTTTAGGCTTTCGTCCGTCGCAATCTTTGGCTCCTGTGGAGGCCCCCCTTCCTCGTGGTGCCTATTGACATGGTCAATCTCCCTAAGATCACTTCTCTCCCATGTTCAACTCATTGGTTGTTGCACCTGGTTCTCATCGGCTAGTTATACCCTGATTACTTTTTAAAATTAGATGTGCTTGTGCATCATGTTGTGTTTTATTGCTTTCTTTCAATGCGTTTGCATCGTTCCATGTACTACTCAGTTTTACTTATAATAAAATTTGTCGTCTTTctctttaaaaaaagaaaaagattataTTCTTGTGCAACTTGTAACCAAATTGAAAACAGATGAAATATATCTGACTAtcgatttatcaatttttttttttaaaaaaagaaaaaatcgattTATCATTTTATATAACTAAACGCATCTcccaataataaaataaaacttgcAACAACGAATAGTGATACACTATTCGAGCCTCTAACCACTCGAATCAACCATGATAATGTGTATCTATAAATTAGTAATGGGTCTTATTGGCTTCAAAGTAGACGAGTACAAGTCCCCTAGTCCTAGTGGGTTAAAAAATCGATTTTGACCCAGCCCCAACCAGCTCCCAAGTTCTAAATAGCGCTCCAGTTCCTCCAAACTCATCGTCTCCACCACTCCTCCGCCGCAAACCGACCAGCTCCTTACCGccatctctctcctcttccgCAATTCCAAGCTCTCCGGCATCTTCAGTAACCGCACATCTAAGGTCAGCTTAATTGATCTTTCACACTCTCTCTCATAGCTAGTCTCATTCATATGTAGACGATATGATCAAAATACTTTTCAGTTGTTTTGCCCGGAAAATCTTTAACTCGGGAATCTCGGCATCGAGATTTTGACTCAAGGTTTTTCCGCCGCTGGTTTTGCCGCGAAAAATGGGGACTGGCGATTGTTTCTCTCCACTAAACCGACGTCCATTTCTCACCGTAATACCCCTCCTCTTCCCTCTTATTTACTGTTCTATGCTTTCTATATGTGGCGCTATTAGATGGCAGATTGGGAAAGTTAGATGTACGCCTTTAATCAAGGTTTATGATAAATGTTTAAGAGTTCAGATAAAGAGGAGTCCGGCAATTAAGGCTTTCTAAATGGAGATTGAAAATCTTATTAATAACATAACTTGAAGCCCAAGAAAGTTCTCTATTCTCCTATATATTGGCCGCTATATCTCCTTTCTTCAAAGAATACCTTCTTCTCCATTAGAAAACAACATGTCGTCTCAGGATGCATCTGCTCAAGTAAGTAGTTTTGTGATCTTTGCAACAAAAATTCTGGGTTTTAATGAGTTGTATAGAttaattttgggttttgatgaaTTTGCTATAGATTAATTGAAGTTTTGaggtttctttatgatgaatacACTTCGATCTTAATATGAGATTCACTAGACGTCTTTTTAGAAAACAAAACTGTTGCCCTAAATATCTCTATATACTTGGTTTTGGTTGCTACGAATTTTTCATACGTTTACAGTTCGGTTC
It encodes:
- the LOC112203199 gene encoding E3 ubiquitin-protein ligase WAV3, which translates into the protein MSRQYSLRSQGPSSHNICSICWSNLTNGQGQAIFTAECSHSFHYHCIANNVQHGNLCCPACRAKWNKNNLPFQVPPLQQNNKSKHGFADDEPLSSATLLKTSGPQNVTVKTHTETSAISAAESRPHYPVLVSICAPPLQDPDGEGRTPIDLVTILDVSGSMLGQKLELVKQAVKFVIENMGTSDRLSIVSFSTTSKRLLPLRRMTVKGRESAIQAVESLRADGGTDIAEGLKIGTHILEERRERNPVASIILLSDGQDNHCDNPSQMLKKLPASIRSSDMQHEIPVHTFGFGNDHDAKIMHAISNVSGGTFSYIESVGIIQDAFALCIGGLLSVVAQELRFTVRSASPGVKIVEIPSGRHVSQISDEQGVVDVGNMYAEEEKQFLVYLSVPQSAAPDTKTSLVDVLCVYKDLGSDEFIPVQGEKVEITRPDFCSPAEMAVSLEVDRQRNRLLVADAIGEAQRLAEMGNLEAARAVLTQRRETLMTSTAAKAGDDLSHMFETELKQIMDKMASMNLYEEVGRAYALSGMSSHARQRASARGNAAGSCLADKAGRKQLATKAAGRATFETPAMVRMVRKSQNKRKSGSK